In a genomic window of bacterium:
- the tuf gene encoding elongation factor Tu (EF-Tu; promotes GTP-dependent binding of aminoacyl-tRNA to the A-site of ribosomes during protein biosynthesis; when the tRNA anticodon matches the mRNA codon, GTP hydrolysis results; the inactive EF-Tu-GDP leaves the ribosome and release of GDP is promoted by elongation factor Ts; many prokaryotes have two copies of the gene encoding EF-Tu): MAKAKFERTKPHVNVGTIGHVDHGKTTLTAAITAIQAAKGLA, from the coding sequence ATGGCCAAGGCGAAGTTTGAGCGGACGAAGCCGCACGTGAACGTGGGGACGATTGGTCATGTTGACCATGGGAAGACGACGTTGACGGCGGCGATCACGGCGATCCAGGCGGCGAAGGGGTTGGC
- a CDS encoding cysteine--tRNA ligase — MALRFYNTLTRSLEEFQPLVPGRVGMYGCGPTVYQLPHIGNYRTFVFYDVLHRYLEWKGYQVRFVMNLTDVDDRIIERALDAGVSIDEFTAPYIRGFLEDLDTLGIRRADAYPRATGHIPEMIRLVERLLERGHAYVVDGDVYFDISSFADYGKLSRVDLSAVRRGERVASDRYEKEDIRDFALWKAAKPEDRRVGAVWPAPWGEGRPGWHLECSAMSMAELGETFDIHAGGEDLIFPHHEDEIAQSEAATGKPFARFWLHSRFLLMDAEKMSKSLGNVVTLRALLEQGYEPAAIRFQLLSAHYRKELDFSLDGLAESRAAVRRLTDFQDRLEATPVDGDAPASPLPGLAAEALAEFERGLDDDLNVPAALAALFTFVRRTNAALDERPAVPPADLQAARAALARMDEVLGVLAIARGPAPDAQFVAWVEERLAARQEARARRDYATADAIRQELAAAGIVVEDTPRGPRWKRA; from the coding sequence ATGGCACTGCGCTTCTACAATACGCTGACCCGGAGCCTCGAAGAGTTCCAACCGCTCGTGCCCGGCCGCGTGGGGATGTACGGCTGCGGCCCGACCGTCTACCAGTTGCCCCACATCGGCAACTACCGGACGTTCGTTTTCTACGACGTCCTCCACCGCTACCTCGAGTGGAAGGGATACCAGGTCCGGTTCGTCATGAACCTCACCGATGTGGATGACCGCATCATCGAGCGCGCGCTCGACGCCGGCGTCTCCATCGACGAGTTCACCGCCCCCTACATCCGCGGCTTCCTGGAGGACCTGGACACCCTCGGCATCCGCCGCGCCGACGCCTACCCCCGCGCCACCGGCCACATCCCCGAGATGATCCGCCTCGTGGAGCGCCTGCTCGAGCGCGGGCACGCCTACGTGGTGGACGGCGACGTCTACTTCGACATCTCCAGCTTCGCGGACTACGGCAAGCTGTCCCGCGTGGACCTCTCCGCCGTTCGCCGGGGCGAGCGCGTCGCCTCCGACCGCTACGAGAAGGAGGACATCCGGGACTTCGCGCTCTGGAAGGCGGCCAAGCCCGAGGACCGCCGGGTCGGCGCCGTCTGGCCCGCCCCCTGGGGCGAGGGGCGCCCGGGCTGGCACCTCGAGTGCTCCGCCATGAGCATGGCCGAGCTCGGGGAGACGTTCGACATCCACGCCGGGGGCGAGGACCTCATCTTCCCGCACCACGAGGACGAGATCGCCCAGTCCGAGGCCGCCACCGGCAAGCCCTTCGCCCGCTTCTGGCTGCACTCGCGGTTCCTGCTCATGGACGCGGAGAAGATGTCCAAGTCGCTGGGCAACGTGGTCACGCTCCGGGCGCTCCTCGAGCAGGGCTACGAGCCGGCGGCCATCCGCTTCCAGCTCCTGTCCGCCCATTACCGCAAGGAGCTGGACTTCTCCCTGGACGGCCTCGCGGAGAGCCGGGCCGCCGTCCGCCGGCTCACCGACTTCCAGGACCGGCTCGAGGCCACGCCGGTGGACGGGGATGCCCCGGCCTCGCCGCTGCCCGGGCTCGCCGCAGAGGCGCTGGCGGAGTTCGAGCGAGGGCTGGATGACGACCTCAACGTCCCGGCGGCGCTGGCCGCCCTCTTCACCTTCGTCCGCCGGACCAACGCCGCCCTGGACGAGCGGCCGGCCGTGCCCCCGGCCGACCTCCAGGCCGCCCGCGCCGCCCTCGCCCGCATGGACGAGGTCCTGGGCGTCCTGGCCATCGCCCGGGGCCCGGCCCCGGACGCCCAGTTCGTGGCCTGGGTGGAGGAGCGGCTGGCCGCCCGGCAGGAGGCGCGCGCCCGGCGCGACTACGCCACCGCGGATGCGATCCGCCAGGAGCTCGCCGCCGCGGGGATCGTGGTGGAGGACACACCCCGCGGCCCGCGCTGGAAGCGCGCTTGA
- a CDS encoding orotidine-5'-phosphate decarboxylase, which translates to MSTIIVALDLPDARPALDLVERLGPAVDWYKIGAQLFTAAGPDIVRALKSRGKRVFLDLKYHDIPTTVARAVEAARTLGVDMLTVHTTGGSAMLRAAREAAGVDGPLVVGVTVLTSFAAADLEEVWGRELRSLREEVARLAALAADAGLDGVVASAVEVETIKRRHGSAFRVVTPGIRPAGDDAADQVRTATPAEAARAGADFLVIGRSIAAAPDPVAVVERISSEIAGQASATA; encoded by the coding sequence ATGTCGACCATTATCGTCGCCCTCGATCTGCCCGATGCCCGGCCCGCGCTCGACCTCGTGGAGCGCCTGGGGCCGGCCGTGGACTGGTACAAGATCGGCGCCCAGCTCTTCACCGCCGCAGGGCCCGACATCGTGCGCGCGCTCAAGAGCCGCGGAAAGCGCGTCTTCCTCGATCTGAAGTACCATGACATCCCGACGACCGTGGCGCGCGCCGTCGAAGCCGCCCGAACCCTCGGCGTGGACATGCTCACCGTCCACACCACCGGCGGCTCCGCTATGCTCCGGGCCGCCCGCGAGGCGGCGGGCGTCGATGGGCCTCTGGTCGTCGGCGTCACCGTGTTGACCTCCTTCGCCGCCGCCGACCTCGAAGAGGTCTGGGGCAGGGAGCTCCGCTCCCTGCGCGAAGAGGTCGCCCGGCTCGCGGCCCTCGCCGCCGACGCCGGGCTCGACGGCGTCGTCGCATCCGCCGTCGAGGTCGAGACCATCAAACGCAGGCACGGGTCCGCGTTCCGCGTCGTCACCCCCGGGATCCGTCCGGCCGGCGACGACGCGGCAGACCAGGTCCGGACCGCCACGCCGGCCGAGGCCGCTCGCGCCGGCGCGGACTTCCTGGTCATCGGTCGGTCCATTGCCGCAGCGCCGGACCCGGTCGCCGTGGTCGAACGGATCTCCTCGGAGATCGCTGGCCAGGCGAGTGCAACGGCATGA
- a CDS encoding dihydroorotate dehydrogenase — MNLAQELLGARFQNPVLLASGTCGYGRELDGLIDLDSLGGLAIKAVTPEPREGNPPPRVAEFDAGMINSVGLANVGLERVAEEKLPWLARRLRRAQVLVNVAGRTVEDYVRVIQRLDPLPGFLGFELNLSCPNVEEGGAVFSTREDLLAEVIRAVRPLTRRPLIAKLAPNVPDIGRMAEVAVEAGADALTLINTFPGLLFDLETRLPVVGAGSGGVSGPAILPMGVHAVWRARQRVDVPIIGAGGIRSGADALQYLLAGANLVQVGTALFSDPRTPGRVLSQLGRYGRRTGVTDIRELIGAGRMP; from the coding sequence ATGAACCTCGCGCAGGAGCTCCTCGGCGCACGGTTCCAGAACCCCGTGCTCCTGGCCAGCGGCACGTGCGGCTACGGCAGGGAGCTGGATGGGCTCATCGACCTCGATTCACTCGGCGGCCTGGCCATCAAGGCCGTCACACCGGAGCCGCGGGAGGGCAATCCCCCGCCGCGCGTCGCGGAGTTCGATGCCGGCATGATCAACTCCGTGGGACTCGCGAACGTGGGGCTGGAGCGGGTGGCCGAAGAGAAGCTCCCCTGGCTGGCCCGTCGGCTGCGTCGCGCGCAGGTCCTGGTCAACGTGGCGGGCCGTACGGTCGAGGACTACGTCCGGGTGATCCAACGCCTCGATCCGTTGCCCGGCTTCCTCGGCTTCGAGCTCAACCTGTCGTGCCCGAACGTCGAGGAGGGCGGCGCCGTGTTCTCGACCCGGGAGGACCTCCTGGCCGAGGTCATCCGCGCCGTGCGGCCGCTCACCCGCCGACCCCTGATCGCGAAGCTGGCGCCCAACGTGCCGGACATCGGCCGCATGGCCGAGGTCGCGGTGGAGGCCGGTGCAGACGCATTGACGTTGATCAACACGTTCCCGGGCCTGCTCTTCGACCTCGAGACCCGCCTGCCCGTGGTCGGCGCCGGGTCGGGCGGGGTCAGCGGCCCCGCCATCCTGCCCATGGGCGTCCATGCGGTCTGGCGGGCCCGCCAGCGCGTGGACGTGCCCATCATCGGCGCGGGCGGCATCCGCTCCGGCGCCGACGCCCTGCAGTATCTGCTCGCGGGGGCGAACCTGGTACAGGTGGGGACGGCCCTCTTCTCGGATCCTCGGACCCCGGGACGTGTATTGTCCCAACTCGGGCGGTACGGTCGCCGGACGGGCGTCACGGACATCCGCGAGCTCATCGGCGCGGGTCGGATGCCGTGA
- a CDS encoding SsrA-binding protein produces MEKNRHRAKEAQGDGRKVIARNKKALHEYHVLETWEAGLVLTGPEVKSIRAGKVSLAEAFARVEGGEVWLYGMHISPYDPASRWNADPTRPRKLLLHRREIRRLVGALGEKGYTLVPLDLYFRRGYAKVTLALARGKKLHDRREDLKRRAAQREIERAIKRER; encoded by the coding sequence ATGGAGAAGAATCGGCACCGGGCGAAGGAGGCGCAGGGGGATGGGCGCAAGGTCATCGCCCGGAACAAAAAAGCGCTGCACGAATACCACGTTCTCGAGACCTGGGAGGCAGGCCTCGTCCTCACCGGGCCCGAGGTCAAGTCGATCCGGGCCGGCAAGGTCAGCCTGGCCGAGGCCTTTGCCCGCGTCGAGGGCGGCGAGGTCTGGCTGTACGGGATGCACATCAGCCCGTACGACCCGGCCAGCCGCTGGAACGCGGACCCCACGCGGCCGCGGAAACTCCTCCTGCATCGTCGGGAGATCCGTCGCCTCGTCGGCGCCCTGGGGGAGAAGGGCTACACCCTGGTCCCGCTCGATCTGTATTTCCGCCGCGGTTACGCCAAGGTCACCCTCGCCCTCGCACGCGGCAAGAAGCTCCACGACCGCCGCGAGGACCTGAAGAGGCGCGCCGCGCAGCGCGAGATCGAACGGGCGATCAAGCGGGAAAGATGA
- a CDS encoding glucose-6-phosphate isomerase (catalyzes the formation of D-fructose 6-phosphate from D-glucose 6-phosphate) — MADRLVLDYNNMMAPRIGERGLPPEALDRAAETFVGVHAEVERRRAAGELAFFELPYEDRLVPQIRAFADGAGQSFDTIVVLGIGGSALGTIALHQALCRPFWNELDGEAREYFPRLYVLDNVDPTTIAPLLDRLDLRRTLFNVVSKSGTTAETMAQFLVVRERLIRELGPDGYRRHLIFTTDPEKGVLRRLAREEDIAALPIPPGVGGRFSVLSAVGLLPAALVGIDIEALLAGARDMDQRCRTHELADNPAGLFAALQYLAHTEKGAGIHVVMAYSDRLYACADWFRQLWAESLGKRLDTTGAEVHRGPTPIKALGATDQHSQVQLYVEGPFDKTVTFLAVDELPTDLPIPSAYPEIDELRYLGGHSLGELLRAEQVATASALAEHGRMNMTLRLPRLDAHALGELIMALQIATVYAGALYQVNPLDQPGVELGKVLTYGLLGRSGFQPPARPAPDGRWISA; from the coding sequence ATGGCCGACCGCCTCGTCCTCGACTACAACAACATGATGGCGCCGCGGATCGGCGAGCGCGGCCTCCCGCCCGAGGCCCTCGACCGCGCGGCGGAGACGTTCGTCGGTGTGCACGCAGAGGTGGAGCGCCGCCGCGCCGCAGGGGAGCTCGCGTTCTTCGAGCTCCCCTACGAGGACCGGCTCGTCCCACAGATCCGCGCCTTCGCCGACGGCGCCGGCCAGAGCTTCGACACCATCGTCGTGCTGGGCATCGGCGGCTCCGCCCTCGGCACCATCGCGCTCCACCAGGCGCTGTGCCGCCCGTTCTGGAACGAGCTGGACGGCGAGGCGCGCGAGTACTTCCCGCGCCTGTACGTGCTGGACAACGTGGACCCCACGACCATCGCGCCGTTGCTGGACCGGCTGGACCTGCGCCGCACGCTCTTCAACGTGGTCAGCAAGTCCGGCACGACGGCGGAGACGATGGCCCAGTTCCTCGTCGTGCGGGAGCGGCTGATCCGGGAGCTGGGGCCGGACGGCTATCGCAGGCACCTCATCTTCACCACGGATCCCGAAAAGGGCGTGCTGCGCCGCCTCGCCCGCGAGGAGGACATCGCCGCGCTGCCCATCCCCCCGGGGGTCGGCGGCCGCTTCAGCGTGCTCTCCGCGGTGGGCCTGCTCCCGGCCGCGCTCGTGGGCATTGACATCGAGGCGCTCCTCGCCGGCGCCCGGGACATGGACCAGCGCTGCCGGACCCACGAGCTCGCCGACAACCCGGCCGGGCTCTTCGCCGCCCTCCAGTACCTGGCCCACACGGAGAAGGGCGCCGGCATCCACGTCGTCATGGCCTACAGCGACCGGCTGTACGCCTGCGCCGACTGGTTCCGCCAGCTCTGGGCGGAGAGCCTCGGCAAGCGCCTGGACACCACGGGTGCCGAGGTCCATCGCGGGCCCACGCCCATCAAGGCGCTCGGCGCCACCGACCAGCACTCCCAGGTGCAGCTCTACGTCGAGGGCCCGTTCGACAAGACCGTGACCTTCCTCGCCGTGGACGAGCTGCCGACCGACCTCCCCATCCCCTCCGCCTACCCGGAGATCGACGAGCTCCGCTACCTCGGCGGCCACTCCCTCGGTGAACTCCTCCGCGCCGAGCAGGTCGCCACGGCCAGCGCGCTCGCCGAGCACGGCCGCATGAACATGACCCTCCGCCTCCCGCGCCTGGACGCGCACGCCCTCGGCGAGCTGATCATGGCCCTCCAGATCGCCACCGTCTACGCCGGTGCGCTGTACCAGGTGAACCCGCTGGACCAGCCCGGCGTCGAGCTGGGCAAGGTCCTCACCTACGGCCTCCTCGGCCGGTCCGGCTTCCAGCCCCCGGCTCGGCCGGCGCCCGACGGCCGCTGGATCAGCGCCTGA
- a CDS encoding MBL fold metallo-hydrolase, with protein sequence MKLTFLGTGTSFGIPVIGCKCAVCTSPDPRDRRTRHAALLENDDGTRRILVDTPPELRLQLLAAGVTDVDAVWFTHCHADHTHGVDDLRAFTVRRDEPLTAYAGERCARTLNARFAYIFDPEHQPIEGTTKPNVRLAVVRPGERVEVAGFSMLPLAVPHGDDVAIGFRTGDLGYITDAKRIPPETVEALRGVRVLVLNALWFGRPHPTHMTVEEAVQAARAIGAERTYLTHLTHRLKHAELLERLPRDIQPAHDGLVVEV encoded by the coding sequence GTGAAGCTCACGTTCCTCGGCACCGGCACCTCGTTCGGCATCCCGGTCATCGGGTGCAAGTGCGCGGTGTGCACGTCGCCCGATCCGCGCGACCGCCGCACGCGTCACGCCGCGCTGCTCGAGAACGATGACGGCACGCGGCGCATCCTCGTGGACACGCCGCCCGAGCTCCGGCTCCAGCTCCTGGCCGCGGGCGTGACGGACGTCGACGCTGTCTGGTTCACCCACTGCCACGCCGACCACACGCACGGCGTGGACGACCTGCGCGCTTTCACCGTGCGGCGCGACGAGCCGCTGACGGCGTACGCCGGCGAACGCTGCGCCCGCACGTTGAACGCACGGTTCGCCTACATTTTCGACCCGGAGCACCAGCCCATCGAGGGCACCACCAAGCCCAACGTGCGACTGGCCGTGGTCCGGCCCGGGGAGCGGGTCGAGGTCGCCGGCTTCTCCATGCTGCCGCTCGCCGTGCCGCACGGCGACGATGTGGCCATCGGCTTCCGCACCGGAGACCTGGGGTACATCACGGACGCCAAGCGCATCCCGCCGGAGACCGTGGAGGCGCTCCGCGGCGTCCGCGTCCTCGTGCTCAACGCGCTGTGGTTCGGGCGCCCGCACCCGACGCACATGACGGTGGAGGAGGCCGTGCAGGCCGCCCGCGCCATCGGCGCCGAGCGCACGTACCTCACGCACCTCACGCACCGCCTGAAGCACGCGGAGCTCCTCGAGCGGCTCCCACGGGACATCCAGCCCGCTCACGATGGACTCGTCGTGGAGGTTTGA
- the pyk gene encoding pyruvate kinase: MLEARFRMRSKVVATVGPATAAPDRIRALIAAGVDVIRINFAHGTHEEHARVIQWAREAADALNKPLAILADLAGPKIRTGTLQDPLQLDEGALVVLAPEGMAQPGEIPATYADLARDVSPGSRILLDDGRMELRVEEVRPPHTVCRVVRGGLLRSNKGMNLPGVHVSAPSLTEKDLADLAFALDAGVDYIGLSFVRHPDDVAELRARIGAGPLIVAKIEKDVALENIEDILAEADAVMVARGDLGVELPFEKVPAAQKRIIQLAKLYARPVITATQMLESMMESARPTRAEVSDVANALLDGTDAVMLSGETAAGRYPIQAVEVMVRIANEIERVQSYGEGPSRDPAMMRRLRTGATPTEHAIAAATVEAARLLGAPAIVTLTRSGFTSRLVSSYRPPVPILGVSNQLTTYRQLALVWGVHPVHCPGEATFDSLVACARQYLITHGLANPGDRVVVTAGIPFDVRGTTNTLRVVQL; this comes from the coding sequence ATGCTTGAAGCGCGCTTCCGTATGCGCAGTAAAGTCGTCGCCACCGTCGGCCCCGCGACCGCAGCGCCGGACAGGATCCGCGCGCTGATCGCGGCCGGCGTCGATGTCATTCGCATCAACTTCGCGCACGGCACCCACGAGGAGCACGCGCGCGTCATCCAGTGGGCCCGCGAGGCCGCGGACGCGCTGAACAAGCCGCTCGCGATCCTCGCCGACCTCGCCGGCCCGAAGATCCGGACCGGCACACTCCAGGACCCGCTGCAGCTCGACGAGGGCGCCCTCGTCGTCCTCGCGCCCGAGGGCATGGCCCAGCCCGGCGAGATCCCGGCCACCTACGCCGACCTCGCCCGCGACGTCTCGCCCGGCAGCCGCATCCTCCTCGACGACGGCCGCATGGAGCTCCGCGTCGAGGAGGTCCGGCCGCCACACACCGTCTGCCGCGTGGTCCGCGGCGGACTGCTCCGCTCGAACAAGGGGATGAACCTGCCCGGCGTGCACGTGAGCGCACCGTCGCTCACCGAGAAGGACCTGGCAGACCTCGCGTTCGCGCTGGACGCCGGCGTGGACTACATTGGCCTCTCCTTCGTCCGGCACCCGGACGACGTCGCCGAACTCCGCGCACGCATCGGCGCCGGGCCGCTCATCGTGGCGAAGATCGAGAAGGACGTCGCGCTCGAGAACATCGAGGACATCCTCGCCGAAGCCGACGCCGTCATGGTCGCGCGCGGCGACCTCGGCGTGGAGCTCCCGTTCGAAAAGGTCCCGGCGGCCCAGAAGCGGATCATCCAGCTCGCCAAGCTGTACGCACGGCCCGTCATCACCGCGACGCAGATGCTCGAGTCGATGATGGAGTCGGCGCGGCCCACCCGCGCCGAGGTGAGCGACGTCGCCAACGCGTTGCTGGATGGCACGGATGCGGTGATGCTGTCCGGCGAGACCGCGGCCGGCCGCTACCCGATCCAGGCCGTCGAGGTCATGGTGCGCATCGCCAACGAGATCGAGCGCGTCCAGAGCTACGGGGAGGGACCCAGCCGGGATCCGGCGATGATGCGCCGGTTGCGGACCGGCGCGACGCCGACGGAACACGCCATCGCCGCGGCGACCGTCGAGGCCGCACGGCTCCTCGGCGCGCCGGCCATCGTGACGCTCACGCGCAGCGGCTTCACGAGTCGGCTGGTCTCCAGCTACCGGCCGCCGGTGCCGATCCTGGGCGTGAGCAACCAGTTGACGACGTACCGGCAACTCGCGCTCGTCTGGGGCGTCCACCCCGTGCACTGTCCAGGCGAGGCGACCTTCGACTCGCTGGTCGCGTGTGCGCGGCAGTACCTCATCACCCACGGGCTCGCGAACCCGGGCGACCGCGTCGTCGTCACGGCCGGCATCCCGTTCGACGTCCGCGGCACCACCAACACGCTGCGCGTGGTGCAACTGTGA
- a CDS encoding amidohydrolase, protein MRVHQGEPGQELADRQRGARADRRPRPPRPRGPHRHRDAVSSEAPLLVLARRIHTLDPAATPDGARPDALLVQHGRVLAAGRAEELRRAAPGVRTLDLRPATLTPGLADAHIHLVEWAFARREIDLAAAASPEQAAHLVARHAGRGSGWIRGRGWNPHRWRTAPTRELLDRAAPGRPVALQSHDMHALWVNTAALEHAGIGPDTPDPVGGRIVRDGEGRPTGLLLERAAELVVRSIPPVSDADAEAALLDAQAELHRHGITAVHCLPNIHITGPDPLPLLERLRARDLLRLRVLVHLPLAALDEAIRIGLRSGFGSEWIRIGGVKMFLDGALGSRTAWLREPYTGSRDHGIQVLPADEFRETVRRAANAGIASVVHAIGDAAVSLAVDVLSDPAARGPALPHRIEHVQLCPPERFAGLGTGGIIASVQPCHLITDWRAAERHWGIERCRGAYAFRSLRDGGAVLAFGSDAPVEPVDPRRGLFAAVARQDLDGQPADGWFPAERLSPADALRAYTAGPAFAAGVAGFLGTLAPGAAADFVAWDEDPLELDAPALLRLRCLATAVGGAVVWSEVPTHTHA, encoded by the coding sequence GTGCGTGTTCACCAAGGAGAACCAGGACAGGAGCTGGCGGACCGACAACGAGGCGCACGTGCTGATCGCCGACCTCGCCCGCCTCGTCCACGAGGGCCTCACCGGCACCGCGACGCAGTGAGCTCGGAGGCTCCGCTCCTCGTCCTCGCGCGTCGGATCCACACGCTGGATCCCGCCGCGACCCCGGACGGCGCCCGGCCCGACGCGCTCCTCGTCCAGCACGGGCGCGTCCTCGCCGCCGGCAGGGCCGAGGAGCTCCGCCGCGCGGCGCCCGGGGTCCGGACGCTCGACCTGCGCCCCGCGACGCTCACGCCGGGGCTCGCCGACGCCCACATCCACCTCGTCGAGTGGGCGTTCGCTCGGCGCGAGATCGACCTCGCCGCCGCCGCGAGCCCCGAGCAAGCGGCGCACCTGGTGGCCCGCCACGCGGGCCGCGGCTCCGGCTGGATCCGCGGCCGCGGCTGGAACCCCCACCGCTGGAGGACCGCGCCGACGCGGGAACTGCTGGATCGCGCCGCCCCCGGCCGCCCCGTCGCGCTGCAGAGCCACGACATGCACGCCCTCTGGGTCAACACGGCAGCCCTCGAGCACGCCGGGATCGGCCCAGACACGCCGGATCCCGTGGGCGGCCGCATCGTCCGCGACGGAGAGGGGCGGCCCACGGGGCTGCTGCTGGAGCGTGCCGCCGAGCTCGTGGTCCGCAGCATCCCCCCCGTCTCGGACGCCGACGCGGAGGCCGCGCTGCTGGACGCGCAGGCGGAGCTGCACCGGCACGGGATCACGGCCGTCCACTGCCTGCCCAACATCCACATCACCGGCCCGGACCCGCTGCCGCTCCTCGAGCGGCTTCGCGCCCGCGACCTCCTCCGCCTGCGCGTGCTGGTGCACCTCCCCCTCGCCGCCCTGGACGAGGCGATCCGCATCGGCCTGCGCAGCGGCTTCGGCAGCGAATGGATCCGGATCGGCGGCGTCAAGATGTTCCTGGACGGCGCGCTCGGGTCACGCACGGCGTGGTTGCGGGAGCCGTACACCGGCAGTCGCGACCACGGGATCCAGGTGCTGCCGGCGGACGAGTTCCGCGAGACGGTCCGCCGGGCGGCGAACGCCGGCATCGCGTCCGTGGTCCACGCCATCGGCGACGCGGCCGTGTCGCTGGCCGTCGACGTGCTCTCCGATCCGGCCGCCCGCGGGCCGGCCCTCCCGCACCGGATCGAGCACGTGCAACTGTGTCCGCCCGAGCGCTTCGCCGGCCTCGGAACCGGCGGCATCATCGCGTCCGTCCAACCGTGTCACCTGATCACCGATTGGCGGGCGGCCGAGCGGCACTGGGGCATCGAGCGCTGCCGCGGCGCCTACGCGTTCCGCTCTCTCCGCGACGGCGGCGCCGTTCTCGCCTTCGGCTCCGACGCCCCCGTCGAGCCCGTGGACCCGCGGCGCGGCCTGTTCGCCGCCGTCGCCCGCCAGGACCTGGACGGCCAGCCGGCCGACGGCTGGTTCCCCGCCGAACGGCTCAGCCCCGCGGACGCGCTGCGCGCCTACACCGCAGGCCCGGCGTTCGCCGCCGGCGTGGCCGGCTTCCTGGGCACCCTCGCGCCCGGCGCGGCGGCCGACTTCGTCGCCTGGGACGAGGACCCACTCGAACTGGACGCTCCCGCCCTCCTGCGCCTCCGGTGCCTGGCCACGGCCGTCGGCGGCGCGGTGGTGTGGAGCGAGGTTCCCACCCACACCCATGCTTGA
- a CDS encoding serine hydrolase — MRCSTTTSRARARRGSRRVFTVPLALLALAVPDPTAAQQPLRSLRPALEERIARHQGVVGLAIIDLATGDTLSIRGDEPFPTASVIKVPVLVEVFHQVENGRLRLEDPIVMLDVDKRPGSGVLQYLTAPLQITVRDAAFLMIALSDNTATNLLVDKVGIRAVTARMDSLGLPRTALHSKVFDRSSSVAPDSSARWGLGVTTPNEMARLFAMIHRGEAVSPEASREMLRMLRAQFYTDAIPRYLPAGTTVAHKTGSIDAARHDCGIVSSREPARDYVLCVFTKENQDRSWRTDNEAHVLIADLARLVHEGLTGTATQ; from the coding sequence ATGCGCTGCTCCACGACCACATCCCGTGCTCGCGCCAGGCGCGGCTCGCGACGCGTGTTCACAGTGCCCCTGGCCCTCCTCGCCCTCGCTGTGCCGGACCCGACCGCGGCCCAACAGCCGCTCCGGTCGCTTCGGCCCGCCCTCGAGGAACGGATCGCCCGCCACCAGGGCGTGGTCGGCCTCGCGATCATCGACCTGGCGACCGGCGACACGCTCAGCATCCGCGGTGACGAGCCGTTCCCCACGGCCAGCGTCATCAAGGTACCCGTTCTCGTGGAAGTTTTCCACCAGGTGGAAAACGGGCGCCTCCGCCTCGAAGACCCCATCGTCATGCTCGACGTCGACAAGCGCCCGGGCTCCGGCGTCCTCCAGTACCTCACCGCGCCGCTCCAGATCACCGTCCGGGACGCGGCGTTCCTCATGATCGCGCTCAGCGACAACACGGCCACCAACCTGCTCGTCGACAAGGTCGGCATCCGGGCCGTCACCGCGCGGATGGACTCCCTCGGGCTGCCGCGGACCGCGCTCCACAGCAAGGTCTTCGACCGCTCCAGCAGCGTCGCGCCCGACTCCTCCGCCCGCTGGGGGCTCGGTGTGACGACGCCCAACGAGATGGCCCGCCTGTTCGCCATGATCCATCGCGGCGAGGCCGTCTCGCCCGAGGCGTCCCGGGAGATGCTGCGCATGCTGCGCGCACAGTTCTACACGGACGCCATCCCGCGCTACCTGCCCGCCGGCACGACCGTCGCCCACAAGACGGGCTCGATCGACGCCGCCCGGCACGACTGCGGCATCGTCTCCTCGCGTGAGCCGGCACGAGACTACGTGCTGTGCGTGTTCACCAAGGAGAACCAGGACAGGAGCTGGCGGACCGACAACGAGGCGCACGTGCTGATCGCCGACCTCGCCCGCCTCGTCCACGAGGGCCTCACCGGCACCGCGACGCAGTGA